From the genome of Tindallia californiensis, one region includes:
- a CDS encoding argininosuccinate synthase has translation MSKEKAVLAYSGGLDTSVILKWLQTHYDYDVIAVCVDVGQDEDLSSVDKKALETGAIKSYVIDVAEEFLTDYVYPTLKAGAMYEGEYLLGTSFARPLMGKLLVEIAEKEGAVAIAHGCTGKGNDQVRFETAVKALNPHLKIIAPWREWEMKSREDCIDFAEKHGIPIPVTKKDIYSRDQNIWHLSHEGGNLEDPWNEHESEIYKMTIRPEDAPDKATYVVIDFEEGIPVAVDGEKLAPVSLLKKLNQLAGDNGIGVIDIVENRLVGMKSRGIYETPGGTLMYEAHKILEKLTLDRMTQSFKRTLAERYSQLVYDGLWFTPLKEAMDAFVDVTQKPVTGKVRLKLYKGSCTNAGSSSPFSMYSEEFATFGEDEVYNQKDAEGFINLFALPLTIRAIMKEKRNKK, from the coding sequence TATGTGTTGATGTCGGACAGGATGAAGATTTATCATCCGTCGATAAAAAAGCCTTGGAAACAGGTGCGATAAAATCTTATGTCATTGATGTTGCTGAAGAATTTCTAACAGATTATGTCTATCCAACCTTGAAGGCAGGCGCCATGTATGAAGGAGAATATTTACTTGGAACATCCTTCGCTCGACCTTTAATGGGTAAACTTCTTGTTGAAATAGCTGAAAAAGAAGGCGCCGTAGCTATTGCCCACGGCTGTACTGGTAAGGGCAATGATCAGGTGCGATTTGAAACAGCTGTAAAAGCATTAAATCCTCATTTGAAAATCATTGCACCTTGGAGAGAATGGGAGATGAAATCCCGGGAAGATTGTATCGATTTTGCCGAAAAACATGGAATTCCAATACCTGTAACAAAGAAAGATATTTATAGTCGTGATCAAAATATATGGCACTTAAGCCATGAAGGCGGGAATTTAGAAGATCCATGGAATGAACATGAATCTGAAATTTATAAAATGACTATCCGCCCGGAAGATGCACCTGATAAAGCTACCTATGTGGTTATCGATTTTGAAGAGGGTATCCCCGTAGCTGTTGATGGAGAAAAACTTGCACCAGTATCTCTACTGAAAAAATTAAATCAATTAGCTGGGGATAACGGCATAGGTGTCATTGATATTGTTGAGAATCGATTGGTTGGAATGAAGTCTCGAGGTATATACGAAACTCCTGGTGGAACATTAATGTATGAAGCACATAAAATACTGGAAAAACTGACTTTAGATCGTATGACTCAAAGCTTCAAACGAACTTTAGCTGAGCGTTATTCCCAACTAGTATACGACGGACTATGGTTCACTCCCTTAAAAGAGGCCATGGACGCTTTTGTAGACGTTACCCAAAAGCCAGTTACCGGGAAAGTACGATTAAAATTATATAAAGGTAGCTGTACGAACGCTGGCTCCTCTTCTCCTTTTTCTATGTATAGCGAAGAATTTGCTACTTTTGGTGAAGATGAAGTGTATAATCAAAAAGATGCCGAAGGATTTATCAACTTATTTGCTTTGCCACTAACAATCCGGGCTATCATGAAGGAGAAAAGAAATAAAAAATAG